A section of the Brevundimonas sp. AJA228-03 genome encodes:
- a CDS encoding phthalate transporter, producing MVRFDTPSSFPGQTAVNWRRTRPAIALAILAGVLWPPFILTFLVWPPQNWMPGRDFDFRLLAVMIGLVGVPLGLWLIARERRRTGRPGTRLGIVWRFMLYGGLLAASLQVVLALTMTILGWFGSANPLEAVGSTETVLLIYGVGGLPVAILVGVSYALWAGLCAAYLAFTPAPETVRDRLGVMRQAPRA from the coding sequence ATGGTCCGGTTCGACACACCGTCCAGCTTTCCCGGCCAGACCGCCGTCAACTGGCGGCGGACGCGCCCGGCCATCGCCCTGGCGATCCTGGCCGGCGTGCTGTGGCCACCCTTCATCCTGACGTTTCTGGTCTGGCCGCCACAGAACTGGATGCCGGGTCGCGACTTCGATTTCCGCCTGCTGGCCGTGATGATCGGCCTGGTCGGCGTGCCGCTTGGTCTATGGTTGATCGCGCGGGAACGTCGGCGGACCGGTCGTCCGGGCACGCGGCTGGGTATCGTCTGGCGGTTCATGTTGTATGGCGGGCTTCTGGCCGCCTCGCTGCAGGTCGTGCTGGCGCTGACCATGACCATCCTGGGCTGGTTCGGATCGGCCAATCCGCTGGAGGCTGTCGGGTCGACCGAGACCGTGCTGTTGATCTACGGCGTGGGCGGACTGCCCGTCGCGATCCTGGTGGGGGTCAGCTATGCCCTGTGGGCGGGGTTGTGCGCCGCCTACCTCGCCTTCACGCCCGCGCCTGAAACGGTCCGCGACCGTCTGGGCGTCATGAGACAGGCTCCGCGCGCCTGA